The Streptomyces camelliae genome window below encodes:
- a CDS encoding FG-GAP repeat domain-containing protein encodes MAQSSRRVRALSRLVTSAIAVALVGATAGTALADTPATTGPAKNVARSAATAGQHKPTPAAPFFFLSGILPSGQMYAYMPDGKGGFDDRSGAYVWPHFTYGVSIDPDLTGYQDGAYHVMDDGTLNLWRNGRLKKVAGGWGRYNVVFSPGTLGGAKHPDLLARDSQGVLWRFQTKADGSLAPRVKVGLGWNRFTQITGQGDLTGDGKPDIVARDKQGVLWLYKGTGDLRKPFASPVKAGPGWNQFNKLVATGDVDGDGHSDLLARDPKGNLWLYKGTGKAAAPFRSRVRIGTGFNQYRDLF; translated from the coding sequence GTGGCCCAGTCTTCCCGGCGTGTACGCGCCCTGTCGCGTCTCGTCACCTCGGCGATCGCCGTCGCCCTGGTCGGCGCTACGGCCGGCACCGCTCTGGCCGACACCCCTGCGACGACCGGTCCGGCCAAGAACGTCGCCCGGAGCGCCGCCACAGCCGGGCAGCACAAACCCACCCCGGCCGCGCCGTTCTTCTTCCTCTCCGGGATCCTGCCGTCGGGCCAGATGTACGCCTATATGCCCGACGGGAAGGGCGGGTTCGACGACCGGTCGGGCGCCTACGTCTGGCCGCACTTCACGTACGGGGTGTCGATCGACCCCGATCTGACCGGCTATCAGGACGGCGCGTACCACGTCATGGACGACGGCACGCTGAATCTCTGGCGCAACGGGCGCCTCAAGAAGGTGGCCGGCGGCTGGGGTCGGTACAACGTCGTCTTCTCCCCCGGCACTCTGGGCGGCGCCAAGCACCCCGACCTGCTGGCCCGCGACAGTCAGGGCGTCCTCTGGCGCTTCCAGACCAAGGCGGACGGCTCGCTGGCACCGCGCGTCAAGGTCGGCCTCGGCTGGAACCGGTTCACCCAGATCACCGGCCAGGGCGATCTGACCGGCGACGGCAAGCCGGACATCGTAGCCCGCGACAAGCAGGGTGTCCTGTGGCTGTACAAGGGCACGGGCGATCTGCGGAAGCCGTTCGCGTCCCCCGTGAAGGCGGGTCCCGGCTGGAACCAGTTCAACAAACTGGTGGCCACGGGGGACGTCGACGGCGACGGCCACAGCGACCTGCTCGCCCGCGACCCCAAGGGCAACCTGTGGCTGTACAAGGGGACGGGCAAGGCGGCCGCGCCCTTCAGGTCCCGAGTCAGGATCGGCACCGGCTTCAACCAGTACCGCGACCTCTTCTGA
- a CDS encoding DUF6131 family protein, whose amino-acid sequence MIALGVILLIVGFVLHIGILWTIGIILLVIGAVLFLLGSVGHAVGGRRHYW is encoded by the coding sequence GTGATCGCGCTTGGCGTCATCCTGCTCATCGTCGGATTCGTCCTGCACATCGGCATCCTGTGGACGATCGGCATCATCCTGCTCGTCATCGGAGCCGTCCTGTTCCTCCTCGGCTCCGTCGGCCACGCCGTCGGCGGCCGCCGCCACTACTGGTAG
- a CDS encoding NAD-dependent protein deacetylase, translating to MRMRPTLSWTPTEELPPGTTDLAPVANVLSSGGVLVLSGAGISTESGIPDYRGEGGSLSRHTPMTYPDFIGSAQARRRYWARSHLGWRTFGRARPNAGHRAVAAFGRHGLLSGVITQNVDGLHQASGSKGVVELHGSLDRVVCLSCGAFSPRRELARRLEETNAGFEPVAAGINPDGDADLTDEQVGDFRVVPCSICGGILKPDVVFFGEAVPSQRVEYCRELVREATSLLVLGSSLTVMSGLRFVRQAAQAGKPVLIVNRDPTRGDRHAVTRVALPLGTALTTVAGRLDIPVEGPTATSVEP from the coding sequence ATGCGCATGCGTCCCACTCTGAGCTGGACCCCTACCGAGGAGCTGCCGCCGGGCACCACGGATCTGGCGCCGGTCGCCAATGTGCTGAGCAGCGGGGGTGTGCTGGTGCTCAGCGGGGCGGGCATCTCCACGGAGTCGGGCATCCCTGACTACCGGGGCGAGGGCGGGAGCCTGAGCCGGCACACCCCTATGACCTACCCGGACTTCATCGGAAGCGCCCAGGCCCGGCGCCGGTACTGGGCACGCAGCCACCTCGGCTGGCGGACCTTCGGCCGGGCCCGCCCCAACGCCGGGCACCGTGCCGTGGCCGCGTTCGGGCGGCACGGCCTGCTCTCGGGTGTCATCACCCAGAACGTCGACGGCCTGCACCAGGCCTCTGGCAGCAAGGGCGTCGTGGAGCTCCACGGAAGCCTGGACCGGGTCGTCTGCCTTTCCTGCGGCGCCTTCAGCCCGCGCCGTGAACTCGCCCGACGGCTGGAGGAGACCAATGCCGGCTTCGAGCCGGTGGCCGCCGGAATCAACCCGGACGGTGACGCCGACCTCACCGACGAACAGGTCGGGGACTTCCGCGTGGTGCCCTGCTCGATCTGCGGAGGCATCCTCAAACCGGACGTGGTGTTCTTCGGCGAAGCCGTTCCGTCACAGCGGGTTGAGTACTGCCGCGAGCTGGTCCGGGAAGCGACATCGCTGTTGGTGCTGGGCTCTTCACTGACGGTGATGTCCGGGCTCCGGTTCGTCCGTCAGGCGGCCCAGGCCGGAAAGCCGGTGTTGATCGTCAACCGGGACCCGACCCGGGGCGACCGGCACGCGGTCACCCGGGTCGCCCTCCCCCTGGGAACGGCTCTCACCACCGTGGCCGGCCGGCTGGACATCCCCGTCGAGGGACCGACGGCAACCTCGGTGGAGCCGTGA
- a CDS encoding histidine phosphatase family protein, which translates to MSGWGACGAASRGTSRARSPGRPNAPLAERGHEQAALAARALADKSIDAVRSGNALRARHRGSNRPAVRRQTADALRSWIIDNDLARQFADCETGYESTARTARVFQSIAEEHGSETAAVIGHDAGLSVARGRLCTLAAALWGTALPHVHPFLIEGGGCTCTWHCPSWTEAF; encoded by the coding sequence ATGTCCGGGTGGGGTGCCTGCGGCGCGGCGAGTCGGGGAACGTCACGGGCAAGGTCGCCGGGCCGGCCGAACGCTCCGCTGGCCGAGCGAGGCCACGAGCAAGCCGCCCTCGCGGCCCGGGCTCTGGCCGACAAGTCGATCGACGCCGTCCGCTCCGGCAATGCCCTGCGCGCACGGCACAGGGGAAGCAACCGTCCGGCCGTCCGACGACAGACCGCCGACGCGCTCCGCTCCTGGATCATCGACAACGACCTGGCGCGACAGTTCGCAGACTGTGAGACCGGATACGAGTCCACGGCCCGCACGGCCAGGGTCTTCCAATCCATCGCCGAGGAACACGGGAGCGAGACCGCCGCTGTGATCGGCCATGACGCCGGCCTGTCCGTCGCACGCGGCCGGCTCTGCACCCTCGCAGCCGCGCTCTGGGGCACAGCCCTGCCCCACGTGCATCCATTCCTCATCGAAGGGGGCGGCTGCACCTGCACCTGGCACTGCCCCTCATGGACAGAAGCGTTCTGA
- a CDS encoding PP2C family protein-serine/threonine phosphatase gives MASSLEECGVTRGAGARGRLLTVLPALLLLIGLFVGLFTPSAVRPDAFLATAMVSAAALLPLWGTVLIGVGGCAIFVGLMVDFHGLRDPTAYSELASLVAIAVFAVFFNRLLGRRAHQLVQVRSVAETAQLAVLHPVPRHLGHVTLESLYLAAAAEARIGGDLYEAIHTPHGVRLLIGDVRGKGLLAIQTAALLLSAFREAAHDAPDLPHLACRLETSMRRHASQYPGVPGSEIAERFITALLAEIPDDEPVVRTVTCGHPPPLLLHRGEVRELQPTAPSPPLNLGMLASDGYHVDLTPFQAGDQLLLYTDGVTETRDRSGAFYPLAERMRSWNGEAPHQLLDHLHRDLIVYSSGELDDDIAVLVAQRRPSHRA, from the coding sequence GTGGCGAGCTCTCTTGAGGAATGCGGAGTCACGCGCGGCGCTGGTGCGCGGGGCAGGCTGCTGACCGTGCTGCCCGCTCTGCTGCTGCTCATCGGCCTGTTCGTCGGCCTTTTCACACCCAGCGCTGTCAGGCCGGACGCTTTTCTCGCCACGGCCATGGTTTCTGCCGCCGCGCTACTGCCCCTGTGGGGGACCGTGCTCATCGGAGTGGGCGGGTGCGCCATCTTCGTCGGCCTGATGGTGGACTTCCATGGACTGCGCGACCCGACCGCCTACTCCGAGCTGGCCAGCCTCGTGGCGATCGCGGTATTCGCCGTCTTCTTCAACCGCCTGCTCGGCCGACGCGCCCATCAGCTGGTTCAGGTCCGCTCCGTAGCCGAAACCGCCCAGCTGGCGGTGCTGCATCCAGTACCGCGACACCTTGGGCACGTCACGCTGGAGAGCCTGTACCTGGCTGCCGCGGCGGAAGCCCGGATCGGCGGCGACCTGTACGAAGCGATACACACCCCGCACGGCGTACGGCTGCTCATCGGCGATGTACGCGGTAAGGGCCTGCTCGCGATCCAGACGGCCGCGCTGCTGCTCAGTGCCTTTCGCGAGGCCGCCCACGACGCGCCTGATCTGCCTCACCTCGCGTGCCGCCTGGAGACGAGCATGCGCCGCCACGCTTCCCAGTATCCGGGGGTGCCGGGCTCGGAGATCGCTGAACGCTTCATCACCGCTCTCCTCGCCGAGATCCCGGACGATGAACCGGTCGTCCGCACCGTCACCTGCGGCCACCCTCCCCCGTTGCTGCTGCACCGCGGCGAAGTCCGGGAGCTGCAGCCCACTGCTCCCTCGCCGCCGCTCAACCTGGGCATGCTGGCGAGCGACGGCTACCACGTCGACCTCACCCCCTTCCAGGCCGGAGACCAGCTCCTGCTCTACACCGACGGAGTCACTGAGACCCGCGACCGCTCCGGCGCCTTCTACCCCCTCGCCGAACGCATGCGCTCATGGAACGGCGAGGCGCCTCACCAGCTCCTCGACCATCTTCACCGCGACCTGATCGTCTACAGCAGCGGGGAGCTCGACGACGACATCGCTGTCCTCGTCGCCCAGCGGCGCCCGAGCCACCGAGCCTGA
- a CDS encoding cold-shock protein produces the protein MAQGTVKWFNAEKGFGFIAQDGGGPDVFAHYSNIATQGFRELQEGQRVSFDVTQGQKGPQAENIIPA, from the coding sequence ATGGCACAGGGAACCGTGAAGTGGTTCAACGCCGAAAAGGGTTTCGGCTTCATCGCGCAGGACGGCGGCGGTCCCGACGTCTTCGCCCACTACTCGAACATCGCGACCCAGGGCTTCCGTGAGCTCCAGGAGGGCCAGCGGGTCTCCTTCGACGTCACGCAGGGCCAGAAGGGTCCGCAGGCGGAGAACATCATCCCCGCCTGA
- a CDS encoding DEAD/DEAH box helicase → MSRRPQKPNRRASSHPSSASSPRDFRMPVITTPALPAVEDFAALDMPAALLKTLTAHGVTTPFPIQAATLPNSLAGRDLLGRGRTGSGKTLAFGLALLARTAGLRAEPKAPLALVLVPTRELAQQVTDALTPYATAVNLRLATVVGGLSITKQAGALRRGADVVVATPGRLNDLVERGDCILGQVRITVLDEADQMTDMGFLPQITRLIQHVRPDGQRMLFSATLDRNIDRLVQRFLTDPVVHSVDPTAGAVATMEHHVLHVQDETDKKAVTTRIAARDGRVILFLDTKRSADRLAKRLLAVGVRAAALHGGRSQPQRNRTLEQFRNGQVTALVATNVAARGIHIDDLDLVVNVDPPTDHKDYLHRGGRTARAGGSGSVVTLVLPAQKHDVTRLMSDAGIRPRTARVTSSDAHLATITGAREPSGVAVTIELPQPATPKAPAPGRKTGTKPDRRSSRRRRNGGEGKAPTGAATRTGSQGSGRRAAAGTTASDGASPTSRRGSARRAGSSGATGSTVNVGGRSSGRESAAGTATGTGLGKAVRGSGRRTAAGPASGGATATGGRSSGRRTSAT, encoded by the coding sequence ATGTCCCGCAGGCCCCAGAAGCCGAACCGGCGCGCCTCGTCACATCCATCGTCCGCGTCGTCACCGCGTGATTTCCGGATGCCGGTAATCACGACACCCGCACTTCCCGCCGTTGAGGACTTCGCCGCTCTGGACATGCCCGCGGCGCTGCTGAAGACTCTCACCGCGCACGGCGTGACCACCCCGTTCCCCATCCAGGCCGCCACGCTGCCCAACTCTCTCGCCGGCCGTGACCTGCTGGGACGGGGACGCACCGGCTCCGGCAAGACCCTCGCGTTCGGGCTGGCGCTCCTGGCCCGCACGGCCGGACTCCGCGCGGAGCCCAAGGCACCCCTCGCCCTCGTGCTGGTGCCCACTCGTGAACTCGCCCAGCAGGTGACAGATGCTCTGACCCCCTACGCGACCGCGGTGAACCTCCGGCTGGCGACCGTGGTCGGCGGGCTGTCCATCACCAAGCAGGCCGGCGCGCTACGGCGCGGCGCCGACGTGGTCGTGGCGACACCGGGCAGGCTCAACGACCTCGTGGAACGCGGCGACTGCATACTCGGCCAGGTACGCATCACGGTGCTGGACGAAGCCGACCAGATGACGGACATGGGCTTCCTGCCGCAGATCACCAGGCTGATCCAGCATGTACGGCCCGACGGACAGCGCATGCTCTTCTCGGCCACCCTCGATCGCAACATCGATCGCCTGGTGCAGCGGTTCCTGACCGACCCCGTGGTCCACTCCGTGGACCCCACGGCGGGAGCGGTGGCCACCATGGAGCACCACGTGCTCCACGTCCAGGACGAGACCGACAAGAAGGCCGTCACCACGCGCATCGCGGCCCGTGACGGACGGGTCATCCTCTTCCTGGACACCAAGAGATCCGCCGACCGGCTCGCCAAGCGGCTCCTGGCCGTCGGTGTCCGCGCGGCGGCACTGCACGGAGGCCGCTCCCAGCCGCAGCGCAATCGCACCCTGGAACAGTTCAGGAACGGCCAGGTGACCGCGCTGGTGGCGACGAACGTCGCGGCCCGGGGCATACACATCGACGACCTCGACCTCGTCGTGAACGTCGATCCCCCCACCGACCACAAGGACTACCTCCACCGGGGCGGCCGCACAGCCCGCGCCGGCGGCTCCGGCAGCGTGGTGACGCTGGTCCTGCCCGCCCAGAAGCACGACGTCACCCGGCTCATGTCTGACGCGGGCATCCGCCCCCGGACGGCCCGCGTCACGTCGAGCGATGCGCATCTGGCCACCATCACCGGCGCCCGCGAGCCCTCTGGCGTGGCCGTCACCATCGAGCTCCCCCAGCCGGCGACACCGAAGGCGCCTGCCCCTGGCCGGAAGACCGGCACCAAGCCCGACAGGCGATCAAGCCGCCGCCGCCGAAACGGCGGTGAGGGCAAAGCGCCGACAGGTGCTGCCACCAGGACAGGAAGTCAGGGCTCGGGCCGCCGGGCCGCGGCCGGGACGACGGCGTCTGACGGCGCCTCCCCAACCAGCAGGCGCGGTTCTGCCCGCCGGGCGGGATCCTCCGGGGCCACCGGCAGTACCGTCAACGTCGGCGGCCGCAGCTCCGGCCGCGAGTCCGCAGCCGGTACGGCGACCGGCACCGGCCTCGGCAAGGCTGTCCGCGGATCCGGCCGACGGACGGCGGCCGGCCCGGCCTCGGGCGGGGCTACAGCGACCGGCGGTCGCAGCTCCGGCCGCCGAACGTCTGCCACCTGA
- a CDS encoding DUF6131 family protein: MIALGIILLIVGFLTGISILWTIGIILTVLGVVLWLLGTMGHAVAGRRHYW, encoded by the coding sequence ATGATCGCCCTTGGCATCATTCTGCTGATCGTCGGTTTCCTCACCGGTATATCGATCCTGTGGACGATCGGGATCATCTTGACCGTGCTCGGCGTCGTGCTGTGGCTCCTCGGAACCATGGGTCACGCTGTGGCCGGCCGACGTCACTATTGGTGA
- a CDS encoding alpha/beta fold hydrolase, whose product MPRLLPARPRAAVVLLHGGSETSVSPSRPWHLAPLRMVPFQRAITTARPHNDVLLAQVRYRVRGWNGTRADPVTDTHEALHQLAALAGPVPTVLVGHSMGARAALRAADHPHVYAVLGLAPWWPPGEPVHHMAGRHIVVLHGERDRTTSPDDSADYVRRARGTAARTAMAVVRHGDHAMLRRHRFWHHTAAGIVAHLLDPDGRPDPLPAECYGTEPFPLL is encoded by the coding sequence GTGCCACGGTTGCTCCCGGCACGCCCACGGGCCGCCGTGGTGCTGTTGCACGGTGGCTCCGAGACCAGCGTCAGCCCCTCGCGCCCCTGGCATCTCGCGCCACTGCGCATGGTGCCCTTCCAGCGGGCGATCACGACCGCGCGGCCGCACAACGACGTCCTGCTCGCCCAGGTGCGCTACCGCGTGCGCGGCTGGAACGGCACCCGGGCCGACCCGGTGACGGACACCCACGAGGCGCTGCACCAACTCGCCGCGCTGGCCGGTCCTGTGCCCACGGTCCTCGTCGGACACTCCATGGGGGCGAGGGCCGCCTTGCGTGCCGCGGACCACCCTCACGTGTACGCGGTGCTCGGGCTCGCGCCCTGGTGGCCGCCGGGCGAGCCGGTGCACCACATGGCGGGCCGTCATATCGTGGTCCTGCACGGCGAACGGGACCGGACAACCTCTCCCGACGACTCGGCCGACTACGTGCGCCGGGCGCGGGGCACGGCGGCCCGGACGGCAATGGCCGTGGTGCGCCACGGTGACCACGCGATGCTCCGGCGCCACCGGTTCTGGCATCACACTGCCGCGGGCATCGTCGCTCATCTCCTCGATCCCGACGGCCGCCCGGACCCCTTGCCCGCTGAGTGCTACGGGACAGAGCCCTTCCCACTGCTCTGA